CTTTCTGGTGTTGGAGCGGCAGTGTTCAACGTGGAAACCTTGGTGTCGGTAGACGTTAAATCTCGTAACTCATCGTATGCAGCGTGTTTGGAGTGTTTGGTGCTTCCGAAGGTTACGGCGAGATTCCCAGCGCAATACATCGATATCAAAGGGTGGAAAATTCCAGAAGACTTGCCGCTAGCAGATCCAGGGTTCAACCAGCCAGAGAAGATAGACCTACTGATTGGTGCAGAAATATTCGGAGAGTTGTTACAACAAGGACAACTAAGATTGGCACCACATCTACCCATGCTTTTAGAAACGAAACTTGGCTGGATAATTAGTGGACGTGAAGTATGTAAGGGTTCCATCGAGTCTTCGGTTACACTAGCTAATTGCGTATTATCGGAAGAAAATCTAAATGCAGCCATGGAACAACTAGTAATGCTCGAAAACATACCGGAGGAAAGAGTTCAGTCCAGCGAAGAGGAAGCTATGGAACAGTGGTATCTACACACGACCACACGAGAGAAAACTGGACGTTATGTAGTCGAACTCCCCAAGATACCTCAGTACGAGGAAAGGCTAGGTGATTCCATGCAAGGTGCCGTAAAACGATTTGCATCAATAGAAAGGCGTTTGGCACGAGACAACAGACTCAAGGAGCAATATAGCGAGTTCATGGAAGAATACCTTCGACTGGGTCACATGACCGAAGTTTCATCCGCTGAGAAGGAGCATATGGAGGGAAGTCGTTATTATCTACCTCATCATGCGGTGTTGAAACAAGCGAGCACAACTACAAAGTGCCGCGTGGTATTTGATGCCTCGCATAAGACCAGCACGGGAACATCATTGAATGACATCCTTCTTAACGGTCCGCAGCTACAAGATGATATTGTATCAATTCTTCTTCGTTTTAGGATGAGAAGAATAGGGGTTGTTGCCGATGTGGAAAAAATGTACAGGCAGGTTCTAGTGTCACCGGCAGACAGAAATCTACAATGCATCCTCTGGCGCAAAGAAGGGTCGGAAAACGTCTCAACTTTCCAATTGAACACCATAACGTACGGAACGGCCTGCGCTCCTTATTTGGCCATTCGAACATTGCGGAAAATATTCGAAGATCACGAAGAAAGCCATCCGAAGGCTATGTGTTGGTACAACGACTTTTACGTCGACGATCTTCTTAGTGGTGCTGatacagaagaagaagttcAACAGATTCGGAGTCAGCTGGTTGAGATGCTTGGTAGCGCTGGCTTCAGAATTCGAAAATGGGCTTCGAATGAGGCAAATGCCTTGAAAGATGTTCCGAAAGAAGACCTAGCTGTGAGCGAAGAAGTGAATATTGAAGGAGCAGGTGTTGGCACGTTAGGACTGGTGTGGAAGCCAAATCTCGATGTCTTCAGCATTCGGGTACCGGTTATAGATACATCCAAGCCGATTACGAAACGGAACGTGCTGAGCAACCTGGCCAAGATGTATGATCCTCTTGGATTTTTAGATCCGATCAAGATGAAAGGGAAACTACTGATGCAAACCCTATGGACACTGAAGGAGCCTAATGGAAGAACGTGGTCGTGGGATGCAGAACTACCAGAGAAGATCCAATCAGAGTACAGTGTATTCTCCGGCAAGTTGAACCTGTTGGATGGCATTGTCGTTCCACGGTACCCGAAGTTGGGCACCAATTGGCAATATCACATTTTTTGTGATGCTTCCGAGCGAGGCTACGGTGCGTGTGTCTACATTCGAAGCGGCTCAGTTACGAAAGGATTCAATATCAGTTTGATCATATCAAAGTCGAAGGTGGCACCGTTATCGAAAAAACTGGTGATCGCGAGGTTGGAGTTGTGCGGAGCACTTTTGGCGAGTCGGTTGTATCAGTTCATTCGTAATGCACAGCTGCAAGAAGCACCATGTTTCATCTGGACGGATTCGATGACCACTTGGCACTGGATAAATGGGTCCCCGCATACCTGGAAGACGTTTGTGGCCAATAGAGTAGCTAAGATCCAGACCCTGACAAAGCATTGCGTTTGGCGACATGTGCCTGGGTTGCAGAATCCAGCTGACCTCGTGTCACGAGGTTGTGATCCAGATGATTTCTGCAAGAACTCGCTGTGGTGGTCGGGGCCAGAATGGTTGGCactaaatgaagaaaattggccGGACCCACCTGAGACAGGAGCATCACCGGAGATAGTTACAATAGCGATTGAAGAGGAGCGAGCTGCAGCCAGTGCATCAACTGAGTCGtcagaaaagaagaaaatgtttaGTGAACATTTGTTCAAGCGAATATCGTCGTACACTACTCTATGTCGAGTTGTAGCATATTGTATGAGATTTGGGACGGCgatgaaatcgaaacgaaagcagCTTTCTACGAGTCTGTCAACGGAGGAGATATTAAATGCTGAAATTCGCATAAGTCGGTTGGCTCAAGTGGAAGTATTTTCGGAAGAGATAAAGCAGTTGCGAAAGGGTGATCGAGTACCTGGAAAGTCACCATTATCAACGCTTGCCACTTATCTGGACGACCATGGTTTAGTACGAGTGAAGGGGAGGCTGGATAATTCATCATTGAGCGACTGGACGAAACATCCGATAGTTATCCCGAAGACGCATCAGCTATCAGAACTGTTAGTGCAACACTATCATCGAAAGTTACTGCATGCAGCACCGCAGTTAACAGCCATCGCACTTCGTCAACGTTTTTGGGTGCTTGGCGCGAGAACGACTATTAGGAAGGTGTGCCGTGAGTGTGTGATATGCTTCAAGGCCAAGCCATCGAGTGTTGTTCAACCAATGGCACAATTACCAGCAGAAAGGGTCATGAAGGCTCGACCTTTTTCAATATCTGGTGTGGACTATTGTGGGCCTGTCTTCATCAAAGGAAGTCATCGGAAGGCAGCACCAATTAAGGCCTTCAtcgcagtttttgtatgtttcgtCACCAAGGCGGTACATCTAGAGTTGGTTTCAAACCTCAGCACAGAAGCATTCTTAGCGGCTTTAAGGAGATTTGTCGCGAGGAGAGGACTAGTGTCGGAGATGCATTCGGACAACGGAACCAATTTTAAGGGTGCCGCAAACGAGTTAAACGCCCTTTATAAACTATTACAGTCGTCTCAATTTCAGAATTCGGTACAAGAGTGGAGCAGCTCGAGTCGTATCACCTGGCGAGTTATTCCTCCTCGTGCTCCGCATTTCGGTGGACTGTGGGAAGCAGCGGTACGTTCAATGAAGCTTCATCTTAAACGTGTACTTGGAGACACATCGCTGACGTACGAGGACATGACGACTTTGCTGACTGAAATAGAGGGATGTTTGAATTCGCGACCGATCACGCCGATGTCCGACGATCCTGCGGACCTAGAAGCGCTAACCCCAGGGCACTTCTTAACTGGATCAAACATGCAGCAGCTACCAAACCTCGACATGAAGGACGTCCCAGAAAATCGTTTGAATCATTGGCGAGCCACGCAACAACGCGCTCAACATTTCTGGAACCGATGGCATAAGGAGTATTTGCAACAACTGAATGCGAGGACAAAGTGGAATGGGATTGCTACAGAGCTTAAACCAGGAATGATGGTAATAGTCCGGGAAGATAACGTGGCGCCATCAAAATGGCCGTTAGCTAGAATTACAGATGTACATCCCGGAAAGGATAATGTAGTGCGAGTAGTATCATTACGAACGGCTCAATCAGATCATGTAAGAAgacctgcaacaaaaatatgtattgTACCAATTGAAGCAGGCAAAAAGGAAATCGAGAGCAACAGTTAAGATGCAGAAAATTTAAGATAATTGCATGAACTAGTGAAATAAGCAGAACAGAAGATAATTGAACTTGCATGAATATTAATCAATGAACTTATAGAAGTAGATAAAAATAAGATTTTTATGGTGGTCGGGATGTTTAGGATTTGCCAATTGGGAATTATGGCATGAATTATAGCAGCTAATAGTATTagtgacaaacgaaaaatcataaaaaggaTTAATAAAGAGGACTCTTCGACAAGCACTCATTGGGCTCAGACGTGGTTTCGCGATCCGAAATTCGAGCTATTGAacagaatgacaaagtcactactcgcggaccacaattcaaaagtaccaagttcaaatcggatggtcgatggatgcaaaagtcaaaagctattgaatgacaaagtcactactcgcggacctcaattcaaaagtaccaagtttaaatcggatggtcgatggatgcaaaagtcaaaagctattgaatgacacagtcactactcgcggaccacaattcaaaagtaccaagttcaaatcggatggtcgatggatgcaaaagtcaaaagctattgaatgagaaagtcactactcgcggaccacaattcaaaagtaccaagtttaaatcggatggtcgatggatgcaaaagtcaaaagctattgaatgacaaagtcactactcgcggaccacaattcaaaagtaccaagttcaaatcggatggtcgatggatgtgaaagtcaaaagctattgaatgacaaagtcactactcgcggaccacaattcaaaagtaccaagttcaaatcggatggtcgatggatgcaaaagtctaaagctattgaatgagaaagtcactactcgcggaccacaattcaaaagtaccaagttcaagttcaatggtcgatggatgcgaaagtcaaaagcgattgaatgacaaagtcactactcgcggaccacaattcaaaagcatcaagtttaagtcggatggtcgatggatgcgaaagttaaaagctattgaatgacacagtcactactcgcggaccacaattcaaaagtaccaagttcaagttcaatggtcgatggatgcgaaagtcaaaagctattgaatgacaaagtcactactcgcggaccacaattcaaaagtaccaagttcaaatcggatggtcgatggatgcgaaagtcaaaagctagtgaatgacaaagtcactactcgcggacctaagttcaaaaagtccaagttcaaatcggatggtcgatggatgtgaaagtcaaaagctattgaatgacaaagtcactactcgcggacctcaattccaaagtaccaagttcaaatcggatggtcgatggatgcaaaagtcaaaagctattgaatgacaaagtcactactcgcggaccacaattcaaaagtaccaagttcaaatcggatggtctatggatgcaaaagtcaaaagctattgaatgacaaagtcactactcgcggacctcaattcaaaagtaccaagtttaaatcggatggtcgatggatgcaaaagtcaaaagctattgaatgacaaagtcactactcgcggacctcaattcaaaagtaccaagtgcaaatcggatggtcgatggatgcaaaagtcaaaagctgttgaatgacaaagtcactactcgcggaaaacaattcaaaagtaccaagttcaaatcggatggtcgatggatgcaaaagtcaaaagctattgaatgacaaagtcactactcgcggaccacaattcaaaagtaccaagttcaaatcggatggtcgatggatgtgaaagtcaaaagctattgaatgacaaagtcactactcgcggaccacaattcaaaagtaccaagttcaaatcggatggtcgatggatgcaaaagtcaaaagctattgaatgagaaagtcactactcgcggaccacaattcaaaagtaccaagttcaaatcggatggtcgatggatgtgaaagtcaaaagctattgaatgacaaagtcactactcgcggaccacaattcaaaagtaccaagttcaaatcggatggtcgatggatgcaaaagtcaaaagctattgaatgagaaagtcactactcgcggaccacaattcaaaagtaccaagtttaaatcggatggtcgatggatgcaaaagtcaaaagctattgaatgacaaagtcactactcgcggaccacaattcaaaagtaccaagttcaaatcggatggtcgatggatgtgaaagtcaaaagctattgaatgacaaagtcactactcgcggaccacaattcaaaagtaccaagttcaaatcggatggtcgatggatgcaaaagtcaaaagctattgaatgagaaagtcactactcgcggaccacaattcaaaagtaccaagttcaagttcaatggtcgatggatgcgaaagtcaaaagcgattgaatgacaaagtcactactcgcggaccacaattcaaaagcatcaagtttaagtcggatggtcgatggatgcgaaagttaaaagctattgaatgacacagtcactactcgcggacctcaattcaaaagcatcaagttcaagttggatggtcgatggatgcgaaagtcaaaagctattgaatgacaaagtcactactcgcggacctcaattccaaagtaccaagttcaaatcggatggtcgatggatgcgaaagtcaaaagctattgaatgacaaagtcactactcgcggaccacaattcaaaagtaccaagttcaaatcggatggtcgatggatgcgaaagtcaaaagctattgaatgacaaagtcactactcgcggacctaagttcaaaaagtccaagttcaaatcggatggtcgatggatgtgaaagtcaaaagctattgaatgacaaagtcactactcgcggacctcaattcaaaagtaccaagttcaagtcggatggtcgatggatgcgaaagtcaaaagctattgaatgacaaagtcactactcgcggaaatcaattcaaaagtaccaagttcaaatcggatggtcgatggatgcgaaagtcaaaagctattgaatgacatagtcactactcgcggaccacaatttaaaagtaccaagttcaaatcggatggtcgatggatgcgaaagtcaaaagctattgaatgacaaagtcactactcgcggaccacaattcaaaagtaccaagttcaagttgaatggtcgatggaagtgaaagtcaaaagctattgaatgacaaagtcactactcgcggaactcaattcaaaagtaccaagttcaaatcggatggtcgagggatgcgaaagtcaaaagctattgaatgacaaagtcactactcgcggaccacaattcaaaagtaccaagttcaaatcggatggtcgatggaagtgaaagtcaaaagctattgaatgacaaagtcactactcgcggacctcaattcaaaagtaccaagttcaaatcggatggtcgatggaagtgaaagtcaaaagctattgaatgaaaaagtcactactcgcggacctcaattcaaaagtaccaagttcaaatcggatggtcgatggatgcgaaagtcaaaagctattgcatgacaaagtcactactcgcggaccacaattcaaaagtaccaagttcaagttgaatggtcgatggaagtgaaagtcaaaagttattgaatgacaaagtcactactcgcggaccacaattcaaaagtaccaagttcaaatcggatggtcgatggatgcaaaagtcaaaagctattgaatgacaaagtcactactgcgaaagtcaaaagctattgaatgacaaagtcactactcgcggaccacaattcaaaagtaccaagttcaaatcggatggtcgatggaagtgaaagtcaaaagctattgaatgacaaagtcactactcgcggacctcatttcaaaagtaccaagttcaagttgaatgttcgatggatgcgaaagtcaaaagctattgaatgacaaagtcactactcgcggaccacaattcaaaagtaccaagttcaagttgaatggtcgatggatgcgaaagtcaaaagctattgaatgacaaagtcactactcgcggaccacaattcaaaagtaccaagttcaaatcggatggtcgatggatgcaaaagtcaaaagctattgaatgacaaagtcactactgcgaaagtcaaaagctattgaatgacaaagtcactactcgcggacctcatttcaaaagtaccaagttcaagttgaatgttcgatggatgcgaaagtcaaaagctattgaatgacaaagtcactactcgcggaccacaattcaaaagtaccaaattcaagttgaatggtcgatggaagtgaaagtcaaaagctattgaatgacaaagtcactactcgcggaactcaattcaaaagtaccaagttcaaatcggatggtcgagggatgcgaaagtcaaaagctattgaatgacaaagtcactactcgcggaccacaattcaaaagtaccaagttcaaatcggatggtcgatggaagtgaaagtcaaaagctattgaatgacaaagtcactactcgcggacctcaattcaaaagtaccaagttcaaatcggatggtcgatggaagtgaaagtcaaaagctattgaatgacaaagtcactactcgcggacctcaattcaaaagtaccaagttcaaatcggatggtcgatggatgcgaaagtcaaaagctattgcatgacaaagtcactactcgcggacctcaattcaaaagtaccaagttcaaatcggatggtcgatggaagtgaaagtcaaaagttattgaatgacaaagtcactactcgcggaccacaattcaaaagtaccaagttcaaatcggatggtcgatggatgcaaaagtcaaaagctattgaatgacaaagtcactactgcgaaagtcaaaagctattgaatgacaaagtcactactcgcggaccacaattcaaaagtaccaagttcaaatcggatggtcgatggaagtgaaagtcaaaagctattgaatgacaaagtcactactcgcggacctcatttcaaaagtaccaagttcaagttgaatgttcgatggatgcgaaagtcaaaagctattgaatgacaaagtcactactcgcggaccacaattcaaaagtaccaagttcaagttgaatggtcgatggatgcgaaagtcaaaagctattgaatgacaaagtcactactcgcggaccacaattcaaaagtaccaagttcaaatcggatggtcgatggaagtgaaagtcaaaagctattgaatgacaaagtcactactcgcggaccacaattcaaaagtaccaagttcaaatcggatggtcgagggatgcgaaagtcaaaagctattgaatgacaaagtcactactcgcggaccacaattcaaaagtaccaagttcaaatcggatggtcgatggatgcaaaagtcaaaagctattgaatgacaaagttactactgcgaaagtcaaaagctattgaatgacaaagtcactactcgcggaccacaattcaaaagtaccaagttcaaatcggatggtcgatggaagtgaaagtcaaaatctattgaatgacaaagtcactactcgcggacctcttttcaaaagtaccaagttcaaatcggatggtcgatggatgcgaaagtcaaaagctattgaatgacaaagtcactactcgcggaactcaattcaaaagtaccaagttcaagttgaatggtcgatggatgcgaaagtcaaaagctattgaatgacaaagtcactactcgcggaactcaattcaaaagtaccaagttcaaatcggatggtcgatggatgtgaaagtcaaaagctattgaatgacaaagtcactactcgcggacctcaattcaaaagtaccaagttcaaatcggatggtcgatggatgcgaaagtcaaaagctattgaatgacaaagtcactactcgcggaccacaattcaaaagtaccaagttcaaatcggatggtcgatggatgtgaaagtcaaaagctattgaattgcaaagtcactactcgcggacctcaattcaaaagtaccaagttcaaattggatggtcgagggatgcgaaagtcaaaagctattgaatgacaaagtcactactcgcggaccacaattcaaaagtaccaagttcaaatcggatggtcgatggatgcgaaagtcaaaagctattgaatgacaaagtcactactcgcggaactcaattcaaaagtaccaagttcaaattggatggtcgatggatgtgaaagtcaaaagctattgaatgacaaagtcactactcgcggaccacaattcaaaagtaccaagttcaaatcggatggtcgatggatgtgaaagtcaaaagctattgaattgcaaagtcactactcgcggacctcaattcaaaagtaccaagttcaaattggatggtcgagggatgcgaaagtcaaaagctattgaatgacaaagtcactactcgcggacctcaaatcaaaagtaccaagttcaaatcgaatggtcgatggatgcaaaagtcaaaagctattgaatgacaaagtcactactcgttgacctcaattcaaaagttccaagttcaaatcggatggtcgatggatgtgaaagtcaaaagctagtgaatgaaaaagtcactactcgcggacctcaattcaaaagttccaagttcaagttgaatggtcgatggatgcgaaagtcaaaagctattgaatgacaaagtccctacacgcggacctcaattcaaaagtaccaagttcaaatcggatggtcgatggaagcgaaagtcaaaagctattgaatgacaaagtcactgctcgcgaacctcaattcaaaagtaccaagttcaaatcggatggtcgatggatgcgaaagtcaaaagctattgaatgacaaagtcactactcgcggacctcaattccaaagtaccaagttcaagtcggatggtcgatggatgcgaaagtcaaaagctattgaatgacaaagtcactactgcgaaagtcaaaagctattgaatgacaaagtcactactcgcggaccacaattcaaaagtaccaagttcaaatcggatggtcgatggatgtgaaagtcaaaagctattgaattgcaaagtcactactcgcggacctcaattcaaaagtaccaagttcaaattggatggtcgagggatgcgaaagtcaaaagctattgaatgacaaagtcactactcgcggaccacaattcaaaagtaccaagttcaaatcggatggtcgatggatgcgaaagtcaaaagctattgaatgacaaagtcactactcgcggaccacaattcaaaagtaccaagttcaaatcggatggtcgatggatgtgaaagtcaaaagctattgaattgcaaagtcactactcgcggacctcaattcaaaagtaccaagttcaaattggatggtcgagggatgcgaaagtcaaaagctattgaatgacaaagtcactactcgcggacctcaaatcaaaagtaccaagttcaaatcgaatggtcgatggatgcaaaagtcaaaagctattgaatgacaaagtcactactcgcggacctcaattcaaaagtaccaagttcaaatcggatggtcgatggatgcgaaagtcaaaagctatggattgacaaagtcactactcgcggacctcaattcaaaagtaccaagttcaaatcggatggtcgatggatgtgaaagtcaaaagctatggattgacaaagtcactactcgcggaccacaattcaaaagtatcaagttcaaatcggatggtcgatggatgcgaaagtcaaaagctattgaatgacaaagtcactactcgcggacctaagttcaaaaagtccaagttcaaatcggatggtcgatggatgcgaaagtcaaaagctattgaatgacaaagtcactactcgcggacctcaattcaaaagttccaagttcaaatcggatggtcgatggttgcgaaagtcaatagctattgaatgacaaagtcactactcgtggacctcaattcaaaagtaccaagttcaaatcggatggtcgatggatgcgaaagtcaaaagctattgaatgacaaagtcactacttgcggaccacaattcaaaagtaccaagttcaaatcggatggtcaatggatgcgaaagtcaaaagctattgcatgaaatagtcactactcgcggaccacaattcaaaagtaccaagttcaaatcggatggtcgatggatgcgaaagtcaaaagctattgaatgactaagtcactactcgcggaccacaattcaaaagtaccaagttcaaatcggatggtcgatggatgtgaaagtcaaaagctattgaatgacaaagtcactactcgcggaccacaattcaaaagtaccaagttcaaatcggatggtcgatggatgtgaaagtcaaaagctattgaattgcaaagtcactactcgcggacctcaattcaaaagtaccaagttcaaattggatggtcgagggatgcgaaagtcaaaagctattgaatgacaaagtcattactcgcggaccacaattcaaaagtaccaagttcaaattggatggtcgatggatgtgaaagtcaaaagctattgaatgacaaagtcactactcgcggaccacaattcaaaagtaccaagttcaaatcggatggtcgatggatgtgaaagtcaaaagctattgaattgcaaagtcactactcgcggacctcaattcaaaagtaccaagttcaaattggatggtcgagggatgcgaaagtcaaaagctattgaatgacaaagtcactactcgcggacctcaaatcaaaagtaccaagttcaaatcgaatggtcgatggatgcaaaagtcaaaagctattgaatgacaaagtcactactcgttgacctcaattcaaaagttccaagttcaaatcggatggtcgatggatgtgaaagtcaaaagctagtgaatgaaaaagtcactactcgcggacctcaattcaaaagttccaagttcaagttgaatggtcgatggatgcgaaagtcaaaagctattgaatgacaaagtccctacacgcggacctcaattcaaaagtaccaagttcaaatcggatggtcgatggaagcgaaagtcaaaagctattgaatgacaaagtcactgctcgcgaacctcaattcaaaagtaccaagttcaaatcggatggtcgatggatgcgaaagtcaaaagctattgaatgacaaagtcactactcgcggacctcaattccaaagtaccaagttcaagtcggatggtcgatggatgcgaaagtcaaaagctattgaatgacaaagtcactactcgcggaccacaattcaaaagtaccaagttcaaatcggatggtcgatggatgcaaaagtcaaaagctattgaatgacaaagtcactactcgcggaccacaattcaaaagtaccaagttcaaatcggatggtcgatggatgtgaaagtcaaaagctattgaattgcaaagtcactactcgcggacctcaattcaaaagtaccaagttcaaattggatggtcgagggatgcgaaagtcaaaagctattgaatgacaaagtcactactcgcggaccacaattcaaaagtaccaagttcaaatcggatggtcgatggaagtgaaagtcaaaatctattgaatgacaaagtcactactcgcggacctcttttcaaaagtaccaagttcaaatcggatggtcgatggatgcgaaagtcaaaagctattgaatgacaaagtcactactcgcggaactcaattcaaaagtaccaagttcaagttgaatggtcgatggatgcgaaagtcaaaagctattgaatgacaaagtcactactcgcggaactcaattcaaaagtaccaagttcaaatcggatggtcgatggatgtgaaagtcaaaagctattgaatgacaaagtcactactcgcggacctcaattcaaaagtaccaagttcaaatcggatggtcgatggatgcgaaagtcaaaagctattgaatgacaaagtcactactcgcggaccacaattcaaaagtaccaagttcaaatcggatggtcgatggatgcaaaag
The Anopheles moucheti unplaced genomic scaffold, idAnoMoucSN_F20_07 U1, whole genome shotgun sequence genome window above contains:
- the LOC128309251 gene encoding uncharacterized protein LOC128309251, which translates into the protein MATKEKKILQQLTRTYNDRASIIQGFVNFITKYDALVHSVEIETRLQGLEDAKLAFEVARDKLLVENDDCDSEQLRIDRELFYQQYYQVKGFLNNKMAEENITRLDTSVRFGGNSTLSQTLHGASRVRLPKMELPTFSGEITQWLTYKDRFTSMVHDVADLSDVLKLQYLLASLKGEAAQQFDHVQLIDGNYASTWKALTDRYDNSKVTRREYFKALVHLEPMTSDSVSELTRVVNEIKRLVRGMERLKEPITHWDTPLVALTMLKLDKQQLLEWERASADATEDKYKMMIEFLEKQTKMFNNVSSHSIRVIITKSVNYLERHLGVSVSREVHKRSQWHVRQKLEEKIWLGVHYLNSNSHGIHQEGRLTRGKDQVTMINAMARGDTKKSMVWLSTVQVLISNSWGVEVPVRALLDQGSQCNFISEAVAQQLRLKKRRVQRPLSGVGAAVFNVETLVSVDVKSRNSSYAACLECLVLPKVTARFPAQYIDIKGWKIPEDLPLADPGFNQPEKIDLLIGAEIFGELLQQGQLRLAPHLPMLLETKLGWIISGREVCKGSIESSVTLANCVLSEENLNAAMEQLVMLENIPEERVQSSEEEAMEQWYLHTTTREKTGRYVVELPKIPQYEERLGDSMQGAVKRFASIERRLARDNRLKEQYSEFMEEYLRLGHMTEVSSAEKEHMEGSRYYLPHHAVLKQASTTTKCRVVFDASHKTSTGTSLNDILLNGPQLQDDIVSILLRFRMRRIGVVADVEKMYRQVLVSPADRNLQCILWRKEGSENVSTFQLNTITYGTACAPYLAIRTLRKIFEDHEESHPKAMCWYNDFYVDDLLSGADTEEEVQQIRSQLVEMLGSAGFRIRKWASNEANALKDVPKEDLAVSEEVNIEGAGVGTLGLVWKPNLDVFSIRVPVIDTSKPITKRNVLSNLAKMYDPLGFLDPIKMKGKLLMQTLWTLKEPNGRTWSWDAELPEKIQSEYSVFSGKLNLLDGIVVPRYPKLGTNWQYHIFCDASERGYGACVYIRSGSVTKGFNISLIISKSKVAPLSKKLVIARLELCGALLASRLYQFIRNAQLQEAPCFIWTDSMTTWHWINGSPHTWKTFVANRVAKIQTLTKHCVWRHVPGLQNPADLVSRGCDPDDFCKNSLWWSGPEWLALNEENWPDPPETGASPEIVTIAIEEERAAASASTESSEKKKMFSEHLFKRISSYTTLCRVVAYCMRFGTAMKSKRKQLSTSLSTEEILNAEIRISRLAQVEVFSEEIKQLRKGDRVPGKSPLSTLATYLDDHGLVRVKGRLDNSSLSDWTKHPIVIPKTHQLSELIRYKSGAARVVSPGELFLLVLRISVDCGKQRYVQ